The following proteins are co-located in the Thermodesulfobacteriota bacterium genome:
- a CDS encoding metal ABC transporter ATP-binding protein, which produces MPNAIEVEDLTVAYGEKPVLWDVDLTVPRGVLMAVVGPNGAGKTTLIKSILNLVGKAAGQVLIYGKPYPEVRRLVAYVPQRGSVDWDFPTSVEDVVMMGRYGALGWFRRPGARERGLAAAALEKVGMTRFAGRQISQLSGGQQQRVFLARALVQDADVYLMDEPFQGVDATTERAIVALLQDLRAAGKTVVVVHHDLQTVPEYFDWATLLNVRLIASGPVERAFTDENLRLTYGGHVSFIRRPADANGDTGKTGERGL; this is translated from the coding sequence ATGCCTAACGCGATAGAAGTCGAGGACCTTACCGTTGCATACGGCGAGAAGCCGGTCCTGTGGGACGTCGATCTCACGGTGCCGAGGGGGGTTTTGATGGCCGTCGTCGGCCCGAACGGCGCGGGGAAGACGACGCTTATAAAGTCTATTCTGAACCTCGTCGGGAAGGCCGCCGGGCAGGTGCTGATTTACGGGAAACCGTATCCGGAGGTGCGGCGCCTCGTGGCGTACGTCCCGCAGAGGGGGAGCGTCGACTGGGACTTTCCCACGAGCGTCGAGGACGTCGTGATGATGGGGCGTTACGGCGCGCTCGGGTGGTTCAGGAGGCCGGGCGCGAGGGAGCGCGGGCTCGCCGCCGCGGCCCTCGAAAAGGTGGGCATGACCCGGTTCGCCGGGCGGCAGATAAGCCAGCTTTCGGGCGGGCAGCAGCAGAGGGTGTTCCTCGCGCGCGCTCTCGTACAGGACGCGGACGTCTATCTCATGGACGAGCCGTTTCAGGGGGTAGACGCGACGACCGAGAGGGCTATAGTGGCGCTTCTCCAGGATCTGCGCGCAGCGGGGAAGACGGTCGTCGTCGTGCATCACGACCTGCAGACGGTACCCGAGTATTTCGACTGGGCGACGCTGCTTAACGTCCGGCTCATAGCGAGCGGCCCGGTCGAGCGGGCCTTTACCGACGAGAACCTCCGGCTTACCTACGGCGGGCACGTATCTTTCATTCGCCGCCCGGCGGACGCCAACGGAGACACCGGAAAGACGGGGGAAAGGGGGCTTTAG
- a CDS encoding NAD(P)-dependent oxidoreductase, translated as MKAVKPGEDGTRIGWIGTGVMGSSMCMHLLKNGYRTSVYNRTKKKASHLLKEGAEWLPSPREVAERSDVVFTIVGFPADVRQVYFGPDGVLAGLKKGGAAVDMTTTEPSLEIEIYDAARKLGIKTVDAPVSGGDTGARNAALSIMAGGDRAAVNALMPLFRLMGKNIVYHGKAGSGQHAKMCNQIMVSGLMIGMCETLLYAYKSGLDPARMLESVGRGAAASWMLDNLAPRILKGDFDPGFYVEHFIKDMGIALAEAERMDLVLPGLALVRELYVAAKAQGHGRKGTQALILALEAVSGIKRKGPKK; from the coding sequence ATGAAAGCCGTAAAACCGGGCGAAGACGGAACGAGGATCGGATGGATAGGGACGGGGGTCATGGGCTCGTCTATGTGCATGCATCTCTTAAAGAACGGCTACAGGACTTCCGTCTACAACAGGACGAAGAAGAAGGCATCTCATCTCCTGAAAGAAGGGGCTGAGTGGCTCCCGTCTCCGCGAGAGGTCGCCGAGCGGTCGGACGTCGTATTCACGATCGTCGGGTTCCCAGCGGACGTGAGGCAGGTCTATTTCGGACCGGACGGCGTGCTCGCCGGTCTTAAGAAAGGCGGCGCAGCGGTGGACATGACGACGACTGAGCCTTCGCTCGAGATCGAGATATACGACGCGGCCCGGAAGCTCGGAATAAAAACGGTGGATGCCCCTGTCTCGGGCGGGGACACGGGCGCGAGGAACGCCGCGCTGTCCATAATGGCCGGGGGGGACAGGGCCGCCGTGAATGCGCTCATGCCGCTATTCAGGCTCATGGGGAAGAACATCGTCTATCACGGGAAGGCGGGCTCCGGCCAGCACGCGAAGATGTGTAACCAGATCATGGTTTCGGGGCTGATGATAGGCATGTGCGAGACGCTGCTCTACGCGTACAAGTCCGGGCTCGACCCGGCCAGGATGCTGGAGTCCGTCGGTCGCGGCGCGGCGGCGTCGTGGATGCTGGATAACCTCGCGCCGAGGATACTGAAGGGGGATTTCGACCCCGGGTTTTACGTCGAGCATTTCATAAAGGACATGGGCATCGCGCTCGCCGAGGCCGAGAGGATGGACCTCGTTCTTCCGGGGCTCGCGCTCGTCCGCGAGCTTTACGTCGCCGCCAAGGCGCAGGGGCACGGGAGGAAGGGGACGCAGGCGCTCATACTGGCCCTGGAAGCCGTGTCGGGCATAAAGCGGAAGGGGCCCAAAAAATAA
- a CDS encoding zinc ABC transporter substrate-binding protein, with protein MEFRSLLTIFALTLGFVATGLAGCSSDKAGKEKRTGVMDVVATTGMIADTARVVGGDHVKVTGLMGPGVDPHLYKASAGDVETLSRADIILYNGLHLEGKMSEVFEQMEKRGIRTVAVTDSINRGALISPPEFGGNYDPHVWFDVSLWMKAVEVVRDSLSEADPENADAYGANAAAYLAELGELDEYVKTKAAQVPESKRVLITAHDAFNYFGRAYGFEVRGLQGISTASEAGTADVQALATFIVERKIPVIFVESSVPPKYIEAVQAAAGARGFNVKVGGSLYSDALGNPGSTAGTYAGMVRENIDTITGALMDGGQS; from the coding sequence ATGGAATTCAGGTCGTTATTGACGATTTTCGCATTGACGCTGGGATTTGTTGCAACAGGACTTGCCGGATGCTCGTCGGATAAGGCGGGGAAAGAAAAGCGGACAGGGGTGATGGACGTAGTCGCTACGACGGGGATGATCGCCGACACCGCGAGGGTGGTCGGCGGGGATCACGTGAAGGTGACGGGGCTCATGGGCCCGGGGGTGGACCCGCACCTCTACAAGGCGAGCGCCGGGGACGTGGAGACTCTCTCCCGCGCGGACATCATCCTCTATAACGGGCTTCACCTGGAAGGGAAGATGTCGGAGGTGTTCGAGCAGATGGAAAAGCGCGGCATAAGGACCGTCGCCGTTACGGACAGTATAAACAGGGGAGCTCTCATCTCTCCGCCCGAATTCGGGGGGAATTACGACCCGCACGTATGGTTCGACGTTTCGCTCTGGATGAAGGCCGTCGAGGTCGTGAGGGACAGCCTCTCCGAGGCCGATCCCGAGAATGCGGACGCCTACGGGGCCAATGCCGCGGCCTATCTCGCAGAGCTCGGGGAGCTCGACGAATATGTGAAGACGAAGGCCGCACAGGTGCCCGAGAGCAAGAGGGTGCTGATCACGGCCCACGACGCGTTCAACTATTTCGGGCGGGCGTACGGGTTCGAGGTGAGGGGGCTTCAGGGCATAAGCACCGCGTCGGAGGCCGGGACGGCGGACGTGCAGGCCCTGGCCACGTTCATCGTCGAGAGGAAGATACCGGTGATATTCGTCGAGAGCTCCGTTCCTCCGAAGTACATAGAGGCCGTGCAGGCGGCCGCCGGGGCAAGGGGGTTTAACGTGAAGGTCGGCGGCTCCCTCTATTCGGACGCCCTCGGGAACCCGGGGTCGACCGCGGGCACGTACGCAGGCATGGTTCGCGAGAACATAGACACGATTACGGGCGCCCTTATGGACGGGGGGCAGTCCTGA
- a CDS encoding metal-dependent transcriptional regulator, with translation MYTESIEDYLKAIYEIQKERGKVSTNALSEKLGVAPASVTSMIKKLSEKKLITHKRYQGVMLTSAGQKIALEVIRHHRLVELYLAEALGVPWDKVHDEAEKWEHILSEDLEDRMDAVLGYPTRDPHGSPIPSRDGTLVELDSIPLADLGPGQSGVVAEVSDHDPSLLRYVGGMGLYPHTSVKVVSVEPFRGPITVKVGDEKHVLGAEAAQYVFITDIKGKKQGDS, from the coding sequence ATGTATACGGAATCGATTGAAGATTACCTTAAGGCTATATACGAGATACAGAAGGAAAGGGGGAAGGTCTCGACGAATGCCCTGTCCGAGAAGCTCGGGGTCGCACCGGCGTCGGTGACGAGCATGATAAAGAAACTTTCCGAGAAAAAGCTGATTACGCACAAGCGTTACCAGGGTGTGATGCTCACGAGCGCGGGGCAGAAGATAGCACTCGAAGTGATAAGGCACCACAGGCTGGTGGAGCTCTACCTCGCCGAGGCGCTCGGGGTGCCGTGGGACAAGGTGCACGACGAGGCCGAAAAGTGGGAGCATATACTGTCGGAGGACCTGGAGGACAGGATGGACGCCGTGCTCGGATACCCGACGAGGGACCCGCACGGCTCGCCGATACCGAGCAGGGACGGGACTCTCGTCGAGCTCGATTCCATACCGCTCGCCGACCTCGGCCCGGGGCAGTCGGGCGTGGTGGCCGAGGTGAGCGACCACGATCCGAGCCTCCTGAGATACGTTGGCGGCATGGGGCTTTATCCTCACACGAGCGTCAAGGTCGTTTCGGTCGAGCCTTTCAGGGGGCCGATAACCGTGAAGGTCGGGGACGAGAAGCACGTACTCGGGGCGGAGGCGGCGCAGTATGTTTTCATCACGGACATAAAAGGAAAAAAGCAGGGGGATTCGTAA
- a CDS encoding sodium:proton antiporter — translation MDRELQVLLLKAGTLAAVFGLMFSSGLNMAPGHLMFFRGRFPLLLKSLAVVLVLVPLAALAVAYLVRPVYPAAVGLAIMASSPAAPLMLTRASRAAGRLDYTGSLHLILAVLSIASTPVTLAVMSSSIGFEATIDPLEIARLAFTMILLPVGLGLFVRKKYPGVAERISRPLTRVFGALLIIVSAVLFAMTYRFIFDLDLRSYAAVALFIVLALAAGHFSAPDVFEERTALALEAAGRNPGFALVIAQVNFPHAKPVAFLIPYILVFIVLSALYVSWHKRRKTRARR, via the coding sequence ATGGATAGAGAATTACAGGTTTTACTTCTGAAAGCCGGTACTTTGGCCGCTGTTTTTGGCCTCATGTTCTCCTCGGGGCTCAACATGGCGCCGGGGCATCTCATGTTCTTCAGGGGACGGTTTCCGCTCCTCCTGAAATCTCTCGCCGTCGTCCTCGTCCTCGTGCCCCTGGCCGCGCTGGCCGTGGCGTACCTGGTCCGGCCCGTGTACCCCGCCGCCGTCGGCCTTGCGATAATGGCGTCTTCACCGGCCGCGCCGCTCATGCTGACGAGGGCGTCGCGGGCCGCGGGCAGGCTCGATTACACAGGCAGCCTCCATCTCATACTCGCCGTGCTGTCCATAGCTTCCACCCCGGTTACGCTCGCCGTAATGTCGTCGTCGATAGGGTTCGAGGCGACAATCGATCCGCTGGAAATCGCGAGGCTCGCATTCACGATGATACTCCTTCCCGTGGGGCTCGGGCTTTTCGTCCGGAAGAAATACCCCGGCGTCGCCGAAAGAATCTCGCGCCCGCTGACGAGGGTATTCGGCGCACTCTTGATAATCGTCTCGGCGGTGCTTTTCGCGATGACGTACAGGTTCATCTTCGACCTCGACCTTCGTTCCTACGCCGCCGTGGCGCTCTTCATCGTGCTCGCATTGGCGGCCGGGCATTTCTCGGCCCCCGACGTGTTCGAGGAGCGGACCGCGCTCGCACTCGAAGCCGCCGGGCGGAACCCGGGATTCGCGCTCGTCATCGCGCAGGTCAACTTCCCGCACGCAAAGCCGGTGGCCTTCCTCATACCTTACATCCTCGTCTTCATAGTTCTGAGCGCCCTGTACGTTTCGTGGCACAAAAGAAGGAAGACCAGGGCCCGGCGCTGA
- a CDS encoding glutaminyl-peptide cyclotransferase has translation MQYTSPAYSERDTRRAHRRPAGKILIPVHLLALLVLLAGHPAPGAPAKGEAPGVPAYGYEVVASYPHDPSAFTQGLLLEDGVLYESTGRRGQSSLRKVDLETGEVLRIRNLPGVYFGEGAAMAGDKIIQLTWRSQKGFVYDKHTFELLETFTYPGEGWGLTYDGRSLIMSDGTDVLRYLDPATLKETGKLEVYGENGPVKSLNELEFVEGEIFANIWGSDRIARVDPGTGRVKGWIDLSGILPEKDRKGGEDVLNGIAYDPGRKRLFVTGKLWPKLYEIRIVPAGTGKSE, from the coding sequence GTGCAATATACGAGTCCCGCATATTCCGAAAGAGATACACGCCGCGCTCACCGGCGCCCGGCCGGGAAAATCCTCATACCCGTACACCTCCTTGCCCTCCTCGTCCTTCTCGCGGGACACCCCGCGCCCGGCGCGCCGGCAAAGGGCGAGGCCCCGGGGGTCCCCGCCTACGGCTACGAGGTCGTAGCCTCCTATCCCCACGACCCTTCGGCCTTCACACAGGGCCTCCTTCTCGAAGACGGCGTCCTCTACGAAAGCACGGGCCGGCGCGGGCAGTCTTCGCTGAGAAAGGTAGACCTCGAAACCGGCGAAGTCCTCAGAATTCGAAACCTCCCGGGCGTTTACTTCGGCGAAGGCGCGGCCATGGCGGGCGACAAGATAATCCAGCTCACCTGGCGCTCGCAGAAGGGCTTCGTCTACGACAAGCACACGTTCGAGCTCCTCGAAACCTTCACCTACCCCGGCGAGGGCTGGGGGCTCACGTACGACGGGAGGAGCCTCATAATGAGCGACGGCACGGACGTGCTCAGGTATCTCGACCCGGCCACGCTCAAGGAGACCGGCAAGCTCGAGGTCTACGGCGAGAACGGCCCGGTGAAGAGCCTCAACGAGCTCGAATTCGTCGAAGGCGAGATATTCGCCAACATCTGGGGGAGCGACAGGATCGCGAGGGTCGATCCCGGGACCGGCCGCGTGAAGGGGTGGATAGACCTCTCGGGCATACTTCCCGAAAAGGACAGAAAGGGAGGCGAGGACGTACTCAACGGCATAGCATACGACCCCGGCAGGAAAAGGCTCTTCGTCACAGGCAAGCTGTGGCCGAAGCTCTACGAGATACGCATCGTCCCGGCCGGAACCGGCAAATCGGAATAG